The Sphaerochaeta globosa str. Buddy region TTGTTGCGACCTTCGTCCTATCGAAGGTCCTGTTGTCTGTAACGGGAAAGAGCAAGGTTGCAATCAAGCCGGAGCTGATGGCCACGCAGGCAATGAAGCAAGGCACCCCGGTACTAGGAGGCATTGCCTTCTGTCTGGGGACGCTATGCATCTCGCTTTTTGACCCATTTCTCGGTGAACCTGGTGTTGCATATCCATTGATCGCATTGCTGCTCTTTGGCCTCATCGGTTTGTTGGATGACCGTATGAAGCTTCGATCGGGCAACGGTGACGGCCTTCCAAGTCTTTTCAAGCTGGCCTTGCAGGCCCAAGGCGCGCTCTTGCTTTTGATTCTTCTCGGCAGGGAAGCTTTGATCGACACCCGCCTGGAAATTGGCTCATTCGGCATTGAACTGAGTTTTGCGTATTACATTTTTGCGTGTTTCTATATCCTGTACTTCGTAAATGCAGTGAATATCACCGACGGTTTGGATGCCTTGGCTGCAGGGTCCAGCCTGCCGCTGTTGGTGTTGTTGCTCCTGCTTGGTAATCGAAGCAATGGCATAGCTTCCACTGCTTTACTTGGATCATTGCTGGCTTTTCTTCTTTTCAACAGGAAACCGGCAAAGTACTTCATGGGTGACTGCGGCAGCCATGCATTGGGTGCCTACATTGCTATCAGCGCATTGCTGATGAGATTTGAGGTAGTGGTCTTTCTTGCAAGCGGTCTTTTCTTGGTTGAGCTGGCGACCAGCCTGATTCAGATAATTTCCATCAGACGGTTTGGGCGCAAGGTATTTACCATTGCCCCATTGCATCATGCCTACGAGTTGAAAGGCGTCGCCGAGGGGAGAATCGTGACCTTCTTTACCTTGGCCTCTTGGGCGTTCGCTTTTGTCTCGCTCTTGATAAGCAGGTGATGCCATGGATATACGACGAGAATTTGACGATTGGCAGAAACATGAAGAAGCCTTGGAGACGATGGGCGGAAACTTAAGTGCCTTCACCTTTTTGTGCCTCATTTTGCTGATAACCACCCTGGGGCTGATCATGCTATACAGTGCATCCTACAATGAAGCATTGATTCATGAACTGCCTCACTACTATTTTTTCTCCCGTCAGCTGATATTTGTAGCTCTTGCCCTTGTAGCTTCCGTTGTCATACGCTACATACCTTTGTCCGCCCTCAAGGCATTCTCGTATCCAATCCTTGCCATTTCGATAGTGTTGTTGTTGATGACGCTCTTCACACCGTTCGGTGTTGAGCGCCTCGGTTCCAGGCGGTGGCTCGAAATCGGGCCGCTTCCCTCTCTTCAGCCATCGGAGTTTGCAAAAATTGCCGTTATCCTGTTCTATGCGGCATATAATCAAAAAGACCGCAGCGCTGAGTCCGTTCCCAGGCGTTTCGGGTTGCCTATCGGTGTGAGCCTTGTCATCACCGGTTTGATTTTCGCCCAACGGGATTACTCTTCCGCATTGCTTTTTCTTGCTTTGAGTTTCGCCTTACTGGTATGCAGCGGATTCAAACTCTCACATTTGCTCATATTGCTCGCCTTTCTTGCAACCCCTGCCTTGGTTGCCATGTTCAGCCAGAGCTACCGGGTTAAACGGGTTTTCTCGTTCCTGTTTCCCTCGCTTGACCCTGCCGGCATGAATTACCAAGTATCGACAAGCCTCAAAGCCATCAAGGCGGGTGGGATGTTCGGGGTGGGGTTGGGCAATGGACAATTCAAGCTTGGCTTGCTTCCCGAAGTGCAGAGTGACTTCATTTTTGCTTCAGTGTGCGAAGAAATCGGGTTTGTCGGCAGTGCCTTTATTCTGATTCTTTTTGCCATGATCGCCATCCTTGGGTACAATGCTGCCAGCCGGATGCAAAGTCGTGACCGGTTCCTCAGTATAAGCGCTTTCGGCCTGACCAGCATGATTCTTTTTCAAACCCTGCTCAATATGGCTGTTGTGACGGCTTTGCTGCCGCCTACGGGCATACCCTTGCCATTCTTCAGTCAGGGGGGTACGAACCTTTTCGTGGTACTTTGCAGCTGTGCCTTGCTCTATAGGATTCTTTTGATCAGCAGCGGGAAACTCCCGCTTGCAAAAAGCTCGCTGAAAAGCAAAGAACGCAAAGCCATCCTGTTTCCCGATGAAGGGGGACTTTTATGAGCAAGCTGGATATCAAGGTGAAACTTGCCTTGTTGATCCTCCCCCTTGCCATCCTTCTTTGTGTATTGCTGCTTCGCTCGATACCCGCTTTCAACCTCCGGTCGGTGCAGATCCAGGTACAGGGAGGCAGCAAGGTGGTCCCGGTCGCGGTACAAGAAAAACTCTCAGAGCTGGTGGGAACTTCACTGTTCGCAATCAATCTTGCCAAATACTCGAGAAGCCTCGAAACGATTACCGGTGTTAAAAACGTAAAACTGGTACGAAAACTTCCTTCTTCCTTGTTGGCGAGCCTCACCCTCGTAGACGCTGCAGCCTTGATCAAGGAAGAAGCGTCCGGCAAAGCCTATTTGGTTGACAATCTTCATTTGAAGGTCCTGCACCCAGATGACGTAGTCCCTTGGCAAAGCGTTACAGTCACCATCGAAGTCCCTTCTTCTTATGCACAGATGATGGTAAACTACGGGGTTGATGACTCATTCCATCAGGTCATGGAGTTGGCTAGGTCGCTAGAGGGAAAAACTACCTTGATAACTAAGATAAAATACGATAATAATAGTAGTAACAGCTTTGGAAAGATGGTATTGGAACTCTCGTCCCTGAATGCCCAAATTTGGGTGAGGGAGCCTGTAGGTGCGGCGCATGTAAGTGCCGCTGTTTCACTGGTCCAGCAGGACCAGAAGAATGCACTCTCTTTCCTCAGCTCGCAAGCTAGGCGTTACGACCTCTATCGTGAGGGTTTGGTACGCAGGTGATGAGACCGACCAGAAGGGGGTTGCTGTAATGGCTGGTGAAAAGATGTTGATGGGATTGGATATCGGCTCGAGCCGGACCAGATGCGTAATCGGCTCAGTGAGCCGGGACGGCCAGTTGATGGTCGACAGCATCTGCGAACATCCGAGCGAAGGAGTGCGTGCCGGTTCCATCGTCAATATTGAACAGACTTTGAAGACCATCCAAACGGTGATCAACGAGGCCGAGCTCCAAGCTGGGGCTGAGATGAACGAAGTTATCATCGGCATCGGAGGGGAGAATATCATCGGCATTGCCAGTACCGGTGTTGTCGGTATCAATAGCAAGGACCAGGAGATCAAGCGGGAAGACATTTTCAGGAGCCTGGAAGTGGCACGGGCTTTCGAGCTTCCCCAGGACCGTGAAATTCTCCACACCTTGGTCCAGGATTTCCAAATCGACGGCCAAATGGGCATTAAGGACCCGATTGACATGCTTGGACACCGTTTGGAGAGTCGGGTGCTTATCGTCACCGCCGCCTCCTCCATGTGTCAGAATGAACGAAAATGCATCCAGCGTTCGGGCCTCATAGTCCAACGTCTGGTTCTCCAGAGTCTTGCGGATTCCGAGGTGGTGCTGAGCAGTGAAGAGAAGGAGATGGGGACCATCCTCATCAATATCGGCAGCGGCATCACCAATATGATTGCCTATTCCAACGGAGCTCCCGTGTACACCGGCGGTGTCAACCTTGGAGGAGAGGCTGTTACGAATGATATTGCATACATTCTCAATAAGACCCGTGCTGCAGCCGAGCAGATTAAATGCGAAAGCGGGCACAGTTATGTCCCTTCAGTCTCCAGCGAAGAGATGATCCTCATTCCACAAGTCGGAGGACTTCCTGCCATAAAAATGCCGAAGAAGGAGTTGAGCAAGGTCATTGAGCCACGCATGGCTGAGATTTTCTCACGCCTGCAAAGCGATTTGGAAAAAGCTCAAATCCAAGGTTCATTCGGCGGTGGGGTGGTTTTGGTCGGTGGAGGTGCTCTTTTGAGCGGGGTGACTGAACTTGCAAGTGAGATTTTCCGCCTTCCTGCCAGACTTGGGTTTCCCGAGGCCATCGGCGGGTTGGACCGCAGCTATATCAGTCCGCAATATACAACCGTTTTGGGATTGCTCAAGAGTGAGGCCCGAAAGGTGCGTGAAACGGGAACTTCAACCAAGTCGCGCAAGGAACGAGTGCACCGAAAAGAGGGTGGAGCCGCCTCCAAGCTCCGTGGATTTTTCAGAACATTGTTTTAAGTGAGCCGTAGGGCAAAGGAATATGCTATGGATTTTGGAATGTTTGAAGTAGAGGACATGGTCCAGGACGAACAAGCCACCTCCACGATCATCAAAGTAATCGGGGTGGGTGGCGCTGGCGGGAATGCGGTGAATCGCATGATTGCCAGTGGCTTGAAGAAGGTGCATTTTGTCACCATGAATACCGATATGCAAGCCCTCCAGCGGTCCAATGCCCAAATTCGGATACCCATCGGCAAGGAACTGACAGGGGGTCTGGGAGCCGGTGGTGTTCCCGAGGTTGGAGAGAAGGCCGCCCAAGAGAGTAAAGAGGATATCAGACGCGAGATAGAGAATGCCGACATGGTTTTTATTACCGCCGGCATGGGAGGGGGAACCGGGACGGGTGCCGCTCCGGTGGTCGCCGAGATTGCCAAGAGCTGCAACGCTTTGACCGTGGCTGTGGTTACCACGCCTTTCGCTTTTGAGGGCAAGAAGAAACTCATGCTTGCTCAGGCCGGAATCGAGAAGCTTCGCAAGCAGGTCGACACCTTGATCATCATTCCCAACCAATACCTGCTGAAAGTGGTGGAAAACAATACTCCGATCAAACAGGCTTTCTTGATGGCCGACGAAGTATTGTACATGGGTGTGCAGGGTATTAGTGAACTTATCACCGAACCCGGTGAAATCAATATCGATTTTGCCGACGTTCGTACCGTTATGAAAGGCAAGGGCGATGCCCTGATGGGTATCGGCTTTGGTGAGGGTGCCAATCGGGCTGTGGATGCCGCTCGTCAGGCCATCAGCAATCCCTTGCTGGAGAACGCCAGCATCGAGGGTGCAAAGAGTGTGTTGGTCAACCTTGCAGGAAGTGACAATCTTACCCTGCAGGAATATCAGGATGTCGTCGAACTGGTGACCGAGCGTTGTGCTGATGACGCCCTGATCATCGCCGGCCAAGCGTTCAACCCCGAGCTGGGTGACCGAATCAAGGTTACCGTGGTTGCAACAGGGTTTGAACGCAAGGAAGAGGTTGTTGGAGCCGAACTTGCCGACATGGATATGGTCAAGCGCCGGTATGCTTCGGCAAAGCGGGATGAAGGCAAGAATGAAGGCTCCTCACAGCCGGCAAAGAAGCCTGATGATCAGGCCGATGTCGCCTCCATCCAGGTTAACCGTTGGCAGGATTTGCAGAAACAGCTCGGCAAGGGGCCGAGTACCAATGCAAATGATTACACCATTCCTGCTGTACTTCGCTACTCACGCAACAAAACGGACGAGAACTGATGAACAGTGATTCCTCTGACAGGGTATTGATCGAGGACTATACCGATTATCTTGCAATGCAGCGTCGCCTTTCAGAGGCGACGCAGTCTGTCTATGCACATGAGCTTGCTCTTTTTCTCGCTGCAGGTTCTGACTATGAAACGATTACTGCGAGCTTGATTGAGGCCTATATTGTAATACAGGTGCAAACCCGTCACCTCAGTGAACGCAGTGTTGCCAAGCTTTTATCAGCCTTGCGTTCTTTTTTCTCGTTTTTGCAGATGAGCAAAATCAGGGAGGACAACCCGGTACTGCTTATCCAGCGCGGCAGGCAGAAGCAGAGTCTCCCCCAGGTAGCCTCGGTTGCACAAGTGGATGCTCTCTTGGAAAGCATCGATACCTCGGACCTTCTGGGCTTTCGTGACCGCACGCTTTTCGAGCTTATCTACTCTTGCGGCCTGAGAATCAGCGAAGCGTGTACGCTACAGGTATCCGATTACCAAAAGACCAGCATCCGGGTGGTGGGAAAACGTCATAAGATCCGCATTATTCCGGTAGGGGAAATAGCCCGCATGTGGGTTGATGCCTACCTCAAGGATATCAGGCCCAAGCTTATTGGCATGAGGCTCTCGACAAAAGCCCTGTTTGTAGGACGCAGGGGGCATCAATTGACCAGGCAGGCCATGTACAAACGGTTCATCGCCTATTGCGATGTGGCGGGCCTCGATGCCAAGGTACACACCTTGCGGCACAGCTTCGCCACCCATCTGTTGGAAGGCGGGGCGGACCTCAGAAGCGTACAGGAACTCTTGGGGCATAGTGACATCAAGACGACCCAGATTTACACCCATGTTGACACCAAGCAACTGCAAAAAGCCTACGAGCAATTTCATGCCGGCATCCACGACAAGGAAGACCAATGAACATACTTTTTCTTTTGTGTCCCATCATTGCTTTTGGTTCCTTTGTGGATGCAATTGCAGGTGGAGGCGGCTTGATAACCCTTACCGCGTATGTAGCTGTCGGTCTTCCTCCCCAGACTGCGTTGGGCAACAACAAGTTTGCTTCGGCAAGCGGTACGTTGGTCGCCTCCATACAGTACCTTCGACGTTCCCAGGTTTCCCTTTCCATCGGCTTGGTTGCAACACTTTTCAGCTTCATTGGTTCAGCCATGGGTTCGGCGCTTGCAACCCGCTATGCCGATACCTATCTGAATTACCTTTTGGTATTTCTTGTTCCTGCATTAGCCCTTTTTATGATTTTCAAGCCCGATTTCGGTCAGGCTCAACAGAAAAGTCGACTTTTCCTCTATTCTTTGGCTTCGATCACCGGATTGGTAATCGGCTGCTACGATGGCTTTTTCGGACCGGGAACCGGTATGTTCCTCACCGTCATTTTCACCTCGGTTTTGGGTATGGATTTGTTGAAAGCCTGCGGTACAGCCCGTATTGTCAATCTGGCTTCCAATGTTGCCGCCCTTGCGATGTTCCTCTATCACGGGGTGATAGATTTTTCCATCGCCATCCCCTGTGCAGTCAGTGCGGTGATAGGTGGATACCTTGGGAGCAGACTTGCCCTGAAGGTTGGTGCAAATGTGGTCAAGCCGGTCATGCTCTTTGTCTTGTTGTTGCTTTTGGTGAAGGTCGCTGTTTCCCTGTTCTGAAGCAAACCATCAACAACGCGGCCTTTGTTGTATGAAACTTTCGACGCTTTTATCCATAAGCCAACTTTCTCTCAGCGCTGATGAGAAACTGAATCTTGCCTACAGCAATCCCTCATCTTCAGATTTGGCCAAAGCCGGGGCGATTGCTGGAAAAACACAACGGATGCTTTCGTTCCTTGCACAAGGCCGGACGCGGATTGTCTTTTATGGAATGCCATCCTACCCCAAACAATTCTACCAATTGGAAAACCCTCCTTTCCGGCTCATGTATACGCAGGATTTGCCGACCCAAACCGAGCGGATGCTTTTGGTGTGTGGAACCCGCTATGCTGACGGGCTTGGCAGCCAGAGCTCCTATGAGCTTGCCTTGGAAGCGGGAGCGAATGATACCATTGTGGTGACCAGCAATAGCCGAGGCATTGACCGCTGTGCGCTGTATGCCCTGAAGGACAGCAACAAGAGGGCAGTCGTTGTCTGCGACTGTGGGCTGGCGGTGAATCGTATTACAAACAACGCTTTGCTTTCGGCTTTTTGTCTGATCTCTCCCTATGAGCCCGACGATGAGGCTCTTCGGTTTCGCTGTCTCAGCCGCAATGTTCTTTCTACTGCCTTGGCTGAGGTTACACTCGTAGTGCAGGCACCGCTCAAATCAGGGGCGCTTCACTGTACCACCTGCGCCCTCGATCTCGGAAGGGATGTGTATGTACACAGTCTGGGAACTCGGGGTGGCAGTCTGAATGCAGGTTCACGCAGCCTTGCAGAAATGGGCTGTGAAATTGTTGATGGGTATCAGCAGATTGCTGCTTTGCGAAGCTGGCCTGTCCAGGCAAGGATCCAAGCCGGCTCATTGTACCGTTTTGGGCCCTCATGCTATAGTCTAGACCATGCATGAAGAGAATCTGATCGCAACGTTTCTTACTACGCAGAAAAGTATCCGCAGTCTCAGCGAACATACCCTCTGTGCCTATGAACGGGACTTATTGCAACTGCAGAGCTATTTTACATCACTGCAAGTACCGTTGCTCGAGGCTTCACGCGAGGATGCACGCATGTTTGTGCGATACTTGGTCAAGGATAGCAGCTATGCGCAATCGAGCATCAACCGCAAGATCAGCTGTGCCCGAAGTTTTTATTCTTCCTTGCTGAAAGCAGAAAGAATTGCATCCAATCCCTTCTCCCTCATTGCTGTACACCGCCAGATGGATAGGTTGCCCTCGGTACTCACCGTCGAAGAAGTAACAGCGTTGCTCAGTCTGCCCTATGCTGATTTTCCCTCCACCCGTGATATGACTGTTTTTACCTTGCTCTACGATACAGGGTGTCGTATCAGTGAACTGCTTTCGATCAAGGAAAGTGATATTGAGTGGGAGACGAAAAGAGTCCGTGTCCTGGGAAAGGGGAATAAAAGCCGATATGTTTTTTTCACCGATCACTGCGCCTCTTTGCTTTCCTCCTATCTGAGTCTGAAGCACGAGCGGTTTTCGAATCCTCTTCTCATTTGCTCAAACAAGGGAAAACAGTTGCCGATGAGTACCGTTGGTAGTATGTTTGCTGTGTACAGAAGTAGACTTGGTTGGCAAAAACCGTTCACCCCTCATGTGTTGAGGCACACCTATGCCACCCATCTCCTGGACAATGGGGCTGATATCCGTCTGGTGCAGGAGCTGCTCGGTCATCAGAGTATCTCGACAACGCAGATTTATACCCACGTATCAAAAGAGAGGTTGGCTCACGTATATGCGTATAGCCATCCTCATGGAAGGAAACAGGATGAGTAGTTTTAAAGGAACCACGATCGTAGCAGTCCGAAAGGACGGTCATGTAGCAATAGCCGGCGATGGGCAGGTAACTGCCGGAGATACCATTCTCAAGTCGAACGCACATAAGGTACGCACGCTGTATGATGGCAAAGTCATCACCGGTTTTGCCGGTACCACTGCCGATGCCTTCACGCTCTTCGAGCTGTTTGAAACGAAGCTGAAGCAGTTCAACGGTGATTTGACCCGTTCTGCTGTGGAACTTGCCAAACAATGGAGAGTTGATAAGCAACTGAGACAGCTTGAGGCTATGATGCTGGTCAGCGACGGTAAGCGGATTTTCCTGATCAACGGGGCAGGGGATGTTGTCGATCCTGAACGCGATGCCATCGGCATCGGCAGCGGGGGAAACTATGCGCTCAGTGCGGCCCTGGCGTACCTTGAGGCGAGCCCGACGATGAGTGCGGAGCAGATAGCCCGCAAGAGTGTGGAAATCGCAGCGAAACTGTGCATCTACACCGACGATTCAATCAATGTAGAGGTATTGTAAGAGATGGCATATGCAGCAAGCAAGAAGCTTGACGAGCTCAAGCCTTCCGAAATAGTGAAGGAACTCGATAAGTACATAATCGGTCAGAAGCAGGCAAAACGGACGATTGCCGTTGCGATTCGCAACCGGACCCGCCGCAAACGCCTGCCGCTGGAAATTCGGGATGAGGTTTCTCCAAAGAATATCATCATGATCGGGCCCACCGGGGTGGGAAAAACTGAGATTGCTCGCCGAATAGCGAAGCTTTCCAATGCCCCATTCATCAAGGTTGAGGCGACCAAATATACTGAGGTCGGGTATGTCGGTCGGGATGTGGAATCAATCATCCGTGATTTGATGAGCATTGCTGTACAGCAGGTAAAAGCTGAGCTTGCCGAACGTGAACTGGAAAAGGTCCAGAACCGGGTGGAAGAGCGGTTGTTGGATATTCTGCTGCCTCAGGTAAAGGAAGACCCGTCGGTGGACATCATAGCAGTGGGCAGCAGCTATACCGACAGCCAGAAAGTCACCCGTGAGCGGTTTCGGCAGATGTTGCGCGATGGCAAGTTCGATGAACGCGAGGTTGAGATCAATGTGCAAAGCCGCAAGCGCGTCGGCATCGAGGTGCTTGGACAACCCAATATGGAGGAGCTGCAGGAGGCGATGCAAAGCATCGGTTCCATTTTCGGCAATGGCAAAGCCCACAACCGCAAGCTGACAGTCAAGCGGGCCAGGGAGATTTTCACCGAGGAAGAGACCGACAAGGCTGTTGACACCGACCGAGCCATCGACGAAGCGAAGGAACGGGTCGAACAGATGGGTATTGTATTCATCGATGAGATTGACAAGGTTGCCAAAAGCGGCGGATCGGGCGGTGGCATCGATGTTTCCCGTGAAGGCGTCCAGCGTGATATCCTACCCATCATCGAAGGGACCAGCGTTTCCACCAAATGGGGCGTGATTGACACCACTCACATTCTGTTCATCGCCAGTGGAGCATTCCATGTCTCCAAACCCAGCGACTTGATTCCTGAATTGCAGGGACGCTTTCCGCTGCGCGTAGAATTGGATGACCTGAAAGCTGACGATTTCTATAGGATTCTGACTGAACCGGCCAATGCAATTACGATGCAATATCGCGAATTGCTCAAGACCGAGGGTGTGCAGATAATCTTTGAGGATGAGGCCATCAGGAGAATTAGTGAAATTGCCTATGAGGTGAACTCAAGTCATGATAATATTGGTGCCAGAAGGCTCTTTACCATCATGGAAAAACTCCTTGAGGAATTGAGCTTCAGTGCAGATGAGCTTACCGGACAGACTATCCCCATCACCCGAGCCTACGTGGATGAACGACTCGGCGATGTTATTCAGAATCAGGACCTTTCGAAGTTTATCCTTTAGGAGCGGATTTGGAATTCCTTAGCCTTGAAGCAAGTGATTATGAAAGCGCACTCAGGCAGGCCCGTAGCGAACACGGGAATGCCGTGCGCATTCATACCCGTAAGGATTTTTCCAAAGGTTCTCTGCTGGCAAAACAGAAGCGTTGTGCAATCACCTACTATCTGGTAAAGGAACGAGCACTGACACCGGAACCTGAGCCTGTTGAGGTGAAGGTTTTCAATGCAGAAGCCTACCTTGCCAATTTGCTAACCTCCAACGACATCCCTCTGTCTTTTCATGAGAAAGTATTTGCAGGCAAGATCGAGCATTCCCAAACCGAAATTGAGGTTCAGCTGCTGCAAAGCCTGTTTGAAGGAATACAGTTTGAGGATGAAATTGGATCCAAGTTTGCCATATTCGTGGGTGCTGCCGGTGTAGGAAAGACTACGACCTTGGTCAAGACTGCCTTGTACTTGCGTGCTCAGAAGGGTAAGAAAGTTGCACTCTTGAGCTTCGATACGCAACGGACCGGCTCGGTGGAGCAAATTCGGCAATTTGCGCATGAGTTTGCCCTTCCTTTGTATGAAGCCTCCGATGAGTCTGCTTTGGCAGGCTTGCTTGCTTCCCTTAAGGGATTCGACCATATCCTGGTCGATACCAGTGGGCGTAGTGCAAAAGATGAGGAGCTCAAGGCCTTTCTGGATGGCATGCTTGCCGTACTTCCCTTCCAAGGGTGCAGTACCTACTTGGTGGTGAGTGCTTCCCATAAGGAAAGCGATTTGCTAGCACAACAACAACTCTTTGCAAAACAAAGGGTGAAAGCGATTATCTGTACGAAACTCGATGAAACCAGTGGTATCGGTAATCTCTTGAGCTTTGTACAAAAGTCGGATGTACCGTTGCTCTTCCTTGCCGATGGACAGACCATCCCCCAGGACTTTCATCCTGCCTCAGCAGCCTATCTGATGACCAGGCTTCAAGGTTTCAGCCTGGACCTACTCCAGTTTTTCCCATCCCTTTAGCGAATTGTTGTATTCTTGCCTATCAGCTTGCCTTGACTTATCAAAGCTTGCACGATGTTTGCAATTGCAGGTGCTGCAATATTTGAACCCCAGATAGTGTCGCCTTTTGGATTGCCGGCCCCAACATACACGATGTATTTGGGGTTATCGATGGGGACCAAAGCCAAGGTCGAAGCCAACACGGTTCCATCCTCATAGCTGTTGGTTTGCGGATTGAGGATTTGTGCTGTTCCAGTTTTTACTCCCAAGTCAATTCCTGCAACATGTGCCCGAATTCCTGTACCGCCTTGCTGGGTTGCCTTGAGCATACCGCTACGGATTAGTGCGGTTGTCTCGCTGTCCAACACCTTTTCCAACACGGTACGCTCACGTTCATAGAGAACGCTTCCATCGACCGGTGAAGTCCGTCGGAGAATCAGATTGGGGCGCAATAGCTCACCTGAGGGACATAACGCTGTGGCGGCGGTTGCCAGATGAAGAGCTGAGGAAAGCAGTTCCTGACCGAACGAGATAGTCGCCTGAGACCGACCGGACCATGTGGAAGGGGGAGCTATCTGCGATCGCGCCCGAGAGGGAAGCCCGATATCATAGGACGTGTTGAAGCCC contains the following coding sequences:
- a CDS encoding glycosyl transferase, encoding MPDRYPILLFSSFVATFVLSKVLLSVTGKSKVAIKPELMATQAMKQGTPVLGGIAFCLGTLCISLFDPFLGEPGVAYPLIALLLFGLIGLLDDRMKLRSGNGDGLPSLFKLALQAQGALLLLILLGREALIDTRLEIGSFGIELSFAYYIFACFYILYFVNAVNITDGLDALAAGSSLPLLVLLLLLGNRSNGIASTALLGSLLAFLLFNRKPAKYFMGDCGSHALGAYIAISALLMRFEVVVFLASGLFLVELATSLIQIISIRRFGRKVFTIAPLHHAYELKGVAEGRIVTFFTLASWAFAFVSLLISR
- a CDS encoding FtsW/RodA/SpoVE family cell cycle protein, with product MDIRREFDDWQKHEEALETMGGNLSAFTFLCLILLITTLGLIMLYSASYNEALIHELPHYYFFSRQLIFVALALVASVVIRYIPLSALKAFSYPILAISIVLLLMTLFTPFGVERLGSRRWLEIGPLPSLQPSEFAKIAVILFYAAYNQKDRSAESVPRRFGLPIGVSLVITGLIFAQRDYSSALLFLALSFALLVCSGFKLSHLLILLAFLATPALVAMFSQSYRVKRVFSFLFPSLDPAGMNYQVSTSLKAIKAGGMFGVGLGNGQFKLGLLPEVQSDFIFASVCEEIGFVGSAFILILFAMIAILGYNAASRMQSRDRFLSISAFGLTSMILFQTLLNMAVVTALLPPTGIPLPFFSQGGTNLFVVLCSCALLYRILLISSGKLPLAKSSLKSKERKAILFPDEGGLL
- a CDS encoding FtsQ-type POTRA domain-containing protein — translated: MSKLDIKVKLALLILPLAILLCVLLLRSIPAFNLRSVQIQVQGGSKVVPVAVQEKLSELVGTSLFAINLAKYSRSLETITGVKNVKLVRKLPSSLLASLTLVDAAALIKEEASGKAYLVDNLHLKVLHPDDVVPWQSVTVTIEVPSSYAQMMVNYGVDDSFHQVMELARSLEGKTTLITKIKYDNNSSNSFGKMVLELSSLNAQIWVREPVGAAHVSAAVSLVQQDQKNALSFLSSQARRYDLYREGLVRR
- the ftsA gene encoding cell division protein FtsA, with product MRVWYAGDETDQKGVAVMAGEKMLMGLDIGSSRTRCVIGSVSRDGQLMVDSICEHPSEGVRAGSIVNIEQTLKTIQTVINEAELQAGAEMNEVIIGIGGENIIGIASTGVVGINSKDQEIKREDIFRSLEVARAFELPQDREILHTLVQDFQIDGQMGIKDPIDMLGHRLESRVLIVTAASSMCQNERKCIQRSGLIVQRLVLQSLADSEVVLSSEEKEMGTILINIGSGITNMIAYSNGAPVYTGGVNLGGEAVTNDIAYILNKTRAAAEQIKCESGHSYVPSVSSEEMILIPQVGGLPAIKMPKKELSKVIEPRMAEIFSRLQSDLEKAQIQGSFGGGVVLVGGGALLSGVTELASEIFRLPARLGFPEAIGGLDRSYISPQYTTVLGLLKSEARKVRETGTSTKSRKERVHRKEGGAASKLRGFFRTLF
- the ftsZ gene encoding cell division protein FtsZ, which produces MDFGMFEVEDMVQDEQATSTIIKVIGVGGAGGNAVNRMIASGLKKVHFVTMNTDMQALQRSNAQIRIPIGKELTGGLGAGGVPEVGEKAAQESKEDIRREIENADMVFITAGMGGGTGTGAAPVVAEIAKSCNALTVAVVTTPFAFEGKKKLMLAQAGIEKLRKQVDTLIIIPNQYLLKVVENNTPIKQAFLMADEVLYMGVQGISELITEPGEINIDFADVRTVMKGKGDALMGIGFGEGANRAVDAARQAISNPLLENASIEGAKSVLVNLAGSDNLTLQEYQDVVELVTERCADDALIIAGQAFNPELGDRIKVTVVATGFERKEEVVGAELADMDMVKRRYASAKRDEGKNEGSSQPAKKPDDQADVASIQVNRWQDLQKQLGKGPSTNANDYTIPAVLRYSRNKTDEN
- a CDS encoding tyrosine-type recombinase/integrase, which translates into the protein MNSDSSDRVLIEDYTDYLAMQRRLSEATQSVYAHELALFLAAGSDYETITASLIEAYIVIQVQTRHLSERSVAKLLSALRSFFSFLQMSKIREDNPVLLIQRGRQKQSLPQVASVAQVDALLESIDTSDLLGFRDRTLFELIYSCGLRISEACTLQVSDYQKTSIRVVGKRHKIRIIPVGEIARMWVDAYLKDIRPKLIGMRLSTKALFVGRRGHQLTRQAMYKRFIAYCDVAGLDAKVHTLRHSFATHLLEGGADLRSVQELLGHSDIKTTQIYTHVDTKQLQKAYEQFHAGIHDKEDQ
- a CDS encoding TSUP family transporter, which gives rise to MNILFLLCPIIAFGSFVDAIAGGGGLITLTAYVAVGLPPQTALGNNKFASASGTLVASIQYLRRSQVSLSIGLVATLFSFIGSAMGSALATRYADTYLNYLLVFLVPALALFMIFKPDFGQAQQKSRLFLYSLASITGLVIGCYDGFFGPGTGMFLTVIFTSVLGMDLLKACGTARIVNLASNVAALAMFLYHGVIDFSIAIPCAVSAVIGGYLGSRLALKVGANVVKPVMLFVLLLLLVKVAVSLF
- a CDS encoding DNA-processing protein DprA, translated to MKLSTLLSISQLSLSADEKLNLAYSNPSSSDLAKAGAIAGKTQRMLSFLAQGRTRIVFYGMPSYPKQFYQLENPPFRLMYTQDLPTQTERMLLVCGTRYADGLGSQSSYELALEAGANDTIVVTSNSRGIDRCALYALKDSNKRAVVVCDCGLAVNRITNNALLSAFCLISPYEPDDEALRFRCLSRNVLSTALAEVTLVVQAPLKSGALHCTTCALDLGRDVYVHSLGTRGGSLNAGSRSLAEMGCEIVDGYQQIAALRSWPVQARIQAGSLYRFGPSCYSLDHA
- the xerA gene encoding site-specific tyrosine recombinase/integron integrase; this translates as MHEENLIATFLTTQKSIRSLSEHTLCAYERDLLQLQSYFTSLQVPLLEASREDARMFVRYLVKDSSYAQSSINRKISCARSFYSSLLKAERIASNPFSLIAVHRQMDRLPSVLTVEEVTALLSLPYADFPSTRDMTVFTLLYDTGCRISELLSIKESDIEWETKRVRVLGKGNKSRYVFFTDHCASLLSSYLSLKHERFSNPLLICSNKGKQLPMSTVGSMFAVYRSRLGWQKPFTPHVLRHTYATHLLDNGADIRLVQELLGHQSISTTQIYTHVSKERLAHVYAYSHPHGRKQDE